One window of Quercus robur chromosome 5, dhQueRobu3.1, whole genome shotgun sequence genomic DNA carries:
- the LOC126725557 gene encoding pentatricopeptide repeat-containing protein At5g01110-like, whose translation MGIRSCSRICLIDSYVLQPRHIFSQKCLFRAYYTAASALSSEVDHVFDECPKPKLEVNVTDEVSVFRSIRKEPKLFPLVGRVFKSLNWMVAREIRFSTAVGKHGFAHATNAFRMVVHIFALCGMRMEVYALLRDMVGYYNEVNCDAFELFPNLLDSPRHAVRSLVVFDVLIKVFAANSMLEYAVDVFLRAKSIGLKPDVCSCNFLLKCLVEANKVEFVRSLFEDFKNSGPPPTVYTYTIMMNFYCKGDTGRDVDIGQATEILEELERSGEIPTVVTYSTYIHGLCKVGCDEFALDLIRNLRCRNQPLNSYCYNAIIYAFCQKDKAYEALEILEEMKSNGILPDVYSYSILIDGFCKKGDIEKGLKFIEEMDHYGLRPSLVTYSSLFYGLCKSGLMDISLDMFHNLGATGYVYDHIAYGILINGFCMLGDMHSANKLLEEMISNNLVPAAFTFHSLIHGFCKMGILDKALEVFNNMLQHGVLPDTITCNVIIDGYCKVGHFEEATKLMGEMQELGISVNSYTYNAVINGLCKVRKSEKAWELFPQMLKRNVLPGVVNYGTLMDGFAKQLNFKKALMLYARMLKAGVMPDTVMYTILVNIFCQRGEMHEAYNLFKEMTEKGVLPDKISYTSLISGFSRMGDMKKAWALLNEMLRKGHMPSVVTYTCLIHGFCKLKRMDIAKLLVDEMRINKVTPDVVTYTVLIVGYRCLGNIEKAHELFDEMKESGIIPDDIAHIALGYKAGAVSEG comes from the coding sequence ATGGGTATTCGCTCATGTTCAAGAATATGTTTAATTGACTCGTATGTACTTCAACCCCGCCACATTTTCAGTCAAAAATGTCTTTTTAGAGCTTACTATACTGCTGCTTCAGCACTGTCTTCCGAAGTAGACCATGTGTTCGATGAATGCCCTAAACCAAAACTTGAAGTTAATGTTACTGATGAAGTTAGTGTTTTTAGAAGTATCCGGAAAGAGCCCAAACTGTTTCCCTTAGTTGGTAGGGTGTTCAAGTCTTTGAATTGGATGGTTGCAAGGGAAATAAGATTTTCGACCGCGGTGGGGAAGCATGGATTTGCTCATGCAACCAATGCGTTTAGAATGGTGGTTCATATTTTCGCGTTATGTGGGATGCGGATGGAAGTGTATGCTTTGCTTAGAGATATGGTTGGATATTATAATGAAGTTAATTGTGATGCTTTTGAGTTGTTCCCGAATTTGCTGGACTCACCTCGCCACGCGGTGAGATCACTTGTTGTATTTGATGTACTAATAAAAGTATTCGCTGCCAATTCAATGCTTGAGTAtgctgtggatgtgtttttGCGTGCTAAGAGTATTGGGCTTAAACCCGATGTTTGTTCGTGTAATTTCTTGTTGAAGTGTTTGGTGGAAGCTAATAAAGTGGAATTTGTTAGAAGTTTATttgaagattttaaaaattctgGGCCGCCGCCTACTGTTTACACCTACACAATTATGATGAATTTTTACTGTAAAGGGGATACTGGCCGGGATGTAGATATTGGACAAGCAACTGAAATTCTAGAAGAATTGGAGAGAAGTGGGGAAATCCCAACTGTTGTGACATACAGTACATATATCCATGGACTTTGTAAAGTTGGTTGTGATGAGTTTGCCTTGGACTTAATTCGGAATTTGAGATGTAGAAACCAACCTCTCAATAGTTATTGTTATAATGCtattatttatgccttttgCCAAAAAGATAAAGCATATGAAGCTTTGGAAATTTTGGAAGAAATGAAGAGCAATGGAATACTTCCAGATGTTTACAGTTACAGCATTCTGATCGATGGGTTTTGTAAGAAAGGGGATATTGAGAAAGGTCTTAAGTTTATTGAGGAAATGGATCATTATGGTTTAAGGCCATCGCTGGTTACTTATAGTTCACTCTTCTATGGTCTATGTAAGAGTGGACTGATGGACATCTCACTAGATATGTTCCATAATCTTGGGGCTACTGGTTATGTATATGATCATATTGCTTATGGAATCTTAATCAATGGATTTTGTATGCTGGGTGATATGCATTCAGCCAATAAACTTTTGGAGGAGATGATCAGCAATAATTTGGTTCCTGCTGCTTTCACTTTCCACAGTCTGATACATGGGTTCTGCAAGATGGGGATCTTAGATAAGGCCTTGGAAGTTTTCAATAACATGCTACAACATGGTGTCTTGCCTGATACCATCACTTGCAATGTTATAATTGATGGATATTGCAAGGTAGGGCACTTTGAGGAAGCCACGAAACTTATGGGTGAAATGCAAGAACTGGGCATTTCTGTTAACTCGTATACCTATAATGCAGTTATTAATGGCCTGTGCAAGGTAAGAAAATCAGAAAAAGCATGGGAACTTTTTCCTCAAATGCTTAAGAGGAATGTACTCCCTGGAGTTGTTAATTATGGTACACTGATGGATGGCTTTGCTAAACAGTTGAATTTTAAGAAGGCCTTGATGTTGTACGCAAGAATGCTAAAAGCTGGGGTCATGCCTGATACAGTCATGTATACCATTCTTGTTAACATATTTTGCCAGAGGGGAGAAATGCATGAAGCGTATAATCTGTTCAAGGAAATGACTGAAAAGGGTGTCCTTCCTGATAAGATTTCTTACACATCTTTGATATCTGGATTTAGTAGAATGGGGGACATGAAGAAAGCCTGGGCATTGTTAAATGAAATGCTGAGGAAAGGCCATATGCCCAGTGTTGTCACTTATACCTGTTTAATTCATGGATTTTGCAAGTTGAAACGCATGGATATTGCCAAATTGTTGGTTGATGAAATGAGGATAAACAAAGTGACCCCGGACGTGGTAACTTACACTGTTCTTATTGTTGGGTACCGCTGTCTTGGAAATATTGAAAAGGCACATGAGTTATTCGATGAAATGAAGGAAAGTGGTATCATTCCAGATGATATTGCACATATTGCACTGGGGTATAAAGCTGGTGCAGTTTCTGAAGGCTAG